The nucleotide window AAGTGTTCATATGGAGTTTTTTCTCTagataattaaataatatgtaatagttattaattattttgttaaaaaaactatagaaagcaaatataaaatattttttataatttctatacATTTTTGAGCAAAATTGGTGTTTTATAGCACATTGTACATAATTTACCCTTATCtttatctttatatttttttatgataaattgCAGACttcatgttttttatatatttgagTACTCCAGATATTAATATCttctaaaataaacaaattttaatgttttttggTTAACGTGTTCCAATTTATCtacaaataaacaaaaaggattttaatacaaaaaaaaattatgcataacaaagaaaataatataaatactacaaaaaactttaagcaagattgttttattaaacaaacaaacaaattgttttttttttgttgttgTTGCTAATAAAGTAATCGATGCCagttaaaaatgaaatcatttttattaaattttgatttaaattaatttcttataaatttaatttctctGTTAACCCTCACAATTAATATGAGACTTTTACCTTTTATTAACATTCTGTTATTAGTAAGGTCATCGAAcgtttctaaaaataaaaaaaatgaatatgtTGCTATTCATAAATCAAATGACACTATAGATACAAACATTGATATTGTaaaagatgaaaatgttttaaaagaagCTGAAAATGTTTCCAGAGAAAACTCAGacgataaaaaagaaggagGGATTTTAAACTGTCTATATAGGTATTTTGAAGACGAAATTTTGTGGTTTAGATGCATGGGGGAATATTTCTATTCATTTTTCAGATGAAGCaccaataataaaaaaatccttATTGACAAACactatttatatatttaactAAGAATTTAgacaattatattttgtttacatTTGCACTTCTCTATTATGTAActaacaaaatatatattttatcgTTTGTtatgttaaatttttaaggaTAAGTTTAACGAATTATTAATACTTATGAGTACTAGacaaagttttttttttacaaattaagAGATATGTCTTTTTTTGCTAAAAACGAATTTTAATACATTCATTGCAATGCTGCTTTGATTTTATTGCAAGAAGGCAAACGTTTTCAAAaacatgatttttttaaagttttatttttcacaTTTTTGAGAATATGTTTGATTCAATTACATTCATCGTTGcgatattaaattatgtCTAAATAATATAGTATTCTTGGCCGACGTAGGcgtaaattatataaatctttttataagtaaaaatgCTGTTGAAAAGGGCACTTACAATACGCGCATTTAGCCCCcgctaaaaattttagaaacaCGAAATGAGTCAAAAAAATGTGCAATGATTGGGCCCCCAAAACGAACTACACTATTGTGAATCAATAAAGTACCTGcattaattaaaagaatatgATGCATCTAAATCAATGTTACTAGCCCCGATCTGTGTTCCCAATTATGGCTTTTTTAGATGTAAACATAATTGGGCGAAAAAAACTACGTtgaaagtttttttatattgttaaaatttcaaactACTAAATTTATGCAatcacaaataaaaataacaaaaaaacaatgttACCTTAAtcagttttaaaattcttataaCAATTTCACTTGATTTATCGATagtttttgaaaataacaAGTTTATTCTATAAAAGAACTTGTACGTACTGCGtaatatttgaatataCTCTTATAATGTTTAACAAGCCCATtccattaaaattttttacaatccTATTAACGAGacattataatatatgATTCATTTAATAATCGCAAATCTACTTCTTTCTTGTGTGTtcctaatatttttctatctATTTGTATGCATAatcgatttttttttgtcatactaatttgtttaatagtacaaaaaaaattccaaGGTtgtacttattttttttatcaagactgtttgaattttatgttATGAGAAGTTTGTTTCTTTTCACTTACATAAATTATGAACATAGAAAGGAAATGTTAACAATACCCTTAAGAACCAAGACCAAAAAAATGGTTTAAAGCCAAAGTTCCCCTTTAAGGGGCCATCCAGTTCTTaagttaaataaaacatattaagttttgaaaaaatgtatttgcACAATATGTGCTACTATGTGTTACACCACTTGTGAATTATGCGGTCCCCCCCTTTTACACAAGACCTTTATTCCACGCTTGATTTTTCTTCGGAAAGCTCATAATTCAGCTTTATTCAAGTTGCTTTGtggtattttattttgtcgAACTAACTTTTATCTGCTCAGGTAATTTGACAATCAGCTGtatttagtatttttgtgatcattttataaaaaagtcttgtagtttttttatttacgtGGACATATAGTTGTATAAATATGCAAATACGACAATAAttgtctttatttttattttttgctcataaaataagattatgttaaataaaagtatATACATTTACATGTATTACATAAATCTTTggacaaatttttaataaaatctacTTGAAATGTATGAATGATACAAAAAATGACCGCTGGtatctattttttctttttgcgTCAagtatttgtaaaattttagtaatgaaagaaaaaatgaataattaTGTGGATAAGAAGTTTTGAATTTTCACGGACTGCttctgtttttataaaatcgtAGGAagacaaatatattttgcCTTTTAAGCCAAGACAAAAAGATTATactgtttaaaaaaaataatcaataaaatCACATAAATTTAGGCATATAGCAAATTGAGACTTTTTGCCCGTAAAATGCGCcgttcgaaaaaaaataccgCTTATAAAGACATATGGGGAGATAAGacgtttttatttttgtcaaattaaatttatgacgataaaaaaaagtgtAACCTATGAGTTTTAAAAGGTTACAAAGGGGTCAATCAAAAAGAACTTAAGTATTAGAACAAGATGTAATGCAGACTATATTGGTCGTAGTTTATATTACGATATCAATTGTGCATagattttgtttaaatattgtaGATTACGTTGAAAATTCAGAAGATGATTTACTTGATGATAAATTGGCtacacaaaaaaattaaaatactcttttttactgtttgaatatttaataatacttTTCACTGAAAACGCAGAAAATCTGATCAAGTCCCACAAAACCATGTCAGATGTATGAAAAATACATGTTTTGGTCGAGTGAGTTACCTGAACTCGAGAACAGGCAGGACTATgcaattaaataatataaaggTGGGTAGATCCTATTTTATTGACAAGAGGTATAGTAGGGGGAAAAGATCAGAGTAAGGAAATTGTTGCCTGGtcatataataatttaagtCAATCTTCTACCAGGTAAACATTCTCTTTCTTATGTTCAAAGGTTTCATTAGAGAGATAACTGACCAATCTAATTCGGAAAATCGTATGATTTGATTAATAATGAAAAGCATATGAGAATTAAATTAACAGCATAATGTATATAGCCCcactttataaattataaaaaaaattcagatCTATATGCTTTAAGAAACTacaactttttttaatgaattaTCATGATGCTCTATGTATCTATACTCAGACAGCGACTAAAAGAATGAAATTAAGAAGTATATAGGAAGTGAATTTTACAAGGTATAATTACGTACAGTTGTATTTTACATTTGGGAAGTCATAAtgtatcaaaaaatattctctaTTATAACCCTAGTTACATAAATCTATATTGTAACATATCtgttatattataatttggTTAAACTttgtaaattaattatatttaataaaatacataCTATATATCTCAATTACAGAGTAAATAGTAAGCATTGTAAAATTGTAGTTATAATATCTtctcaatttttttttcaacaaTTATGTAAATGaaacataaacaaaacaaaaaaatcgGGACTAGTTGTAAACTGTAATTAAGACGAACTATTATGTTTGTATATTGGTATGACATCATTGaagatgtttttttttgtttttaccTCTTGAAATTGACTCTGCTGTCAAGGCACAATTAATTACaatgtaaataatttaacgCCTGCGGTTCACTAAAATATGCAGACAAAACATTAActcaatttaaaattgattttatatacaaatttatttcattttattttattcttactttttttttcaataatcaaaaaaaagataaaaatgaagGGCTATATGTGTCTTGTAGTATATATATGCTCTTCAAGTATTATGTAgtgtatttattaaatttcagactcttttaatatattttgtaaagtGCTAGGAGCatagataaataaaaaaattttaagtataaaatttctggtttataaatgaaaaaaacgGGTGTAATATAcaacattaaaataaaatgaaacgGATTTAATTCTTAAAACCATTCTACTCCACTCACTTCATCCGTTTTAAGTCGTGTATACAACTTTGCAAATCAAAGatcaatatatattttcaagtTATGAGACATATTTGCAAAGTGTCAAAAAATACGCCGATCAAGTAAATTCATCACCAAATCGAACTTTCTTAAAGTActatcaaaaaaacaacataTTACCATATCGGATAAGATAGTTTTAAGTCAATAATgctatattaaaattatcttgacaaaatatttagcggaaattttttattcatgagaaaaagttataaattttattatttaataaaaagacatAAATTTACAAGTGTAAACTAAGGAAATTGATGTAATTttgtacattttatttcaaaGCTATGGAAGAAAATACCTTTGAATCTCCTCACtaacaatttaaaattgttttctCCTTTTTGAGTGTTTCTTTTCATAAAACACACTTAATAGCGAAATAATTGTTACGCCCTATGTCTAAATGTCTAGACCCTTCCTTTTTTAAGCGAAGGTAATTGAAGTACACGATACCCATAAATGCATTTTGCTTTACAATGATCAGTGtcgaaaaataaagtattattaataacCCCTCTGTAAGGCACATTCTAATtgttagtaattttttcgATTAACTTTTGTACGTTGTATCATATCTAAACCCCCTTGCTAGTAGTTCAATactaattaaaaagaaattaggCATCTAACTAGCTAGTGCAAAATACAGTTAGAGTTTACGAattgtattaaaatttttattttttgcaaaGACAATTAGTATTTCGAAGGTACAACACAAATATGTAAATGTAAGTCAAAGAAAAACTTAAAGTAAGTgttgcatttttattccTAAGCTCGAGATGTCGAACCTAAATAATTGTATATAGTATTTTTGCACGGAAAAAACTAAAGATATAGGTAAATAGTTACTTTTTCGTTTTTGGTGCTCTTAGTGCGACTAATTGTTAGATTCTCATTATACGAGAAAAATAGTCAATTTCATAAAACAGGAGGTTTTAAAGGGTTACGTGCCTATTAAACAGTGgttcttttaaaatgacAAATAATTTGAATGATGAAAGCTCAAAAAATTGTACTTTATTTGTATTACCATTGCTACGGGGTAAaccattaaaaattttagaaatactaattcatattattcaaactatgtttattttttataaaatattttataggTATTTGTACAACGAAATGAAAATACAACCTTCCTTATAGCAGTATCATATTcgacaaaaatttattgtaatcTATGtgaaatattatgaaataaaaccataaaaaacttttataacTTGCGGGGTCGATTTGATGCAAATGGGaggttttttatttattaaagaaaataaaatacacaattttttagaaatatttttatgtcgaaaaaaaatactagctcttcaaattttataaatttttgtaacGTAAggcaataaaataaaaaaaatcaatatttattagtaaaaaaactcCTACACTAGATTAgcaaagttttttaaaatgaaatattaaaaaaaagtttttaaaaaagataatcaGAACTTAGATTACACCTTTGTGCAATCAAATATTCCTCATCTTAAAAATCTCTCTGTATCGTTAATAATCTCAAAATCCTTTTCTTTGATTTCTGGTCTTATTAATATTCCTTGTGGTTTTGTATATTCATCGCTTGGTTTTACTTTATCATCTTTATTGACATTTACAAGTGTCAAGAATAGATAATATACCGTTAGTAAGATCaggaatattataataagaCTAAAAGATCTCAAGATCATTAGGAAATTTACTTATATTACTTTTAGTTAATAGTTTAGAAACTAACAAATCGACTCCAACTTGTTATGCATGTTACAACTTCTGACATATTAATTCtatatttgaaattttataattgaaacacaaaattacaaattagATTTTCGGGAatgtaaaagatttttaaaataaatagaagCTACCTTACATcgtctataaatatttaaaatataaaattacaacAATTTTTGACCAGCTTATGGTATAGTAAGTCAAAAACGAAGTAGATTGTATCAAGAATTACacaaataaatgtttatgtaaaatttattttatttttgaatattaattttacaattttgaGATTagtttcataaatttttcacgTTCTAAAATCTATTAACGGCTGTAATTGCGTTTCATAATATCATTGATTGAGATGTTTTTGCGAAATcttattctttaaaataataacaaaataaaagcCATACAATTGaacataatatatttattgattCACGACCGATGACGTGTccaaacaaataaaaagttcAAAAAGAACTTATAaagagataaaaaaaataatcttgACGTGAAACAGTTTTATATCCTATGTATTATGTAATTTAACCATTTTCAACAAGTTTAGacataaaaatcataacTTTTTTTACCCCATGGTAGCCATAAAATACCTATGTGAACTACTTTTAAATCATCCTGAtacttattattattacatAAATGCTCTTATACAGCCCCAAGACATAGTTATATATAATCCCAAACATCATGACGCgatagatttattttttatcgaaTTTGATGAatctattttaattataaaaagaggCTTTGAACTTGTTAAAACAGTTGAAAGAATcaatttatctttttctAGCTTATTATCAATTATCGAAAAAGTAttgacaaatattttagatcGAGATTATATAAGATACAGTCGCGTTCTAGTAGTTTTTGATGATACAAAATCAGAGAAACTTAGGGAAGCTGGATTTCTTATaagtttatttaaaatgataCCATTTTTGGATTCTGTGATCATTCAAGAAACATTCGATGAAAAATGTGATTGGACCACTtctcataaaaaatataaaataacagATTTATCATTGGGACTATGCCTGTTACActtcataaattttgctTATATTTTAGATCAAAAATCTACAATAACTGGCACTATTCGTTTTGCAGATGATGCAGTTTTAGGAGTGAGaggatttaaaaattttatatccGCAAATAGAAGTATACATGAGTATGTAAAATGGTTACGAAAATTATTTGCTGAAGATAGTGAAAATTACGTATTATTTGGCAAAGATGGTACAAAATTTCACGACCTTCTTTGGCAGTTGCAAGAGAATAAATCAATATCcgatgatttttttattgaaatcGTACAATTATTGTATCATATGGAAACAAGTTCCTTTTGCTATAAAAAAGTTGATTTAGAATATCTTGATACTATACAAGTAACAGATAATAAGAAGCTAattgaatatataaaaacaggAAAAGTAGATGAAAAGGTATATACATCCGATAAGTTCCATACTATAATCACGGATTGTAACCTTCCAAACTTCTCAGTAAAAGAAAATGCACAGTGTTTTATGCAATTTAATTGTTGGgcagaaaaaaaaggatCTTATGAACATGAATTCAATGATTTCATACCATTTTATCGAACCAATCAGAACAAAGGTTTCGacatttacaaaaaagtaTTCAAGAGTTAGATTTCCGGATCTTAAAACCGAAGATGGTTTGTATGATGGCGAACCCAAATCCTATGCTATGAGTcttaagaaatataaaaacctTCTTCAAAACATTTCAGCAAAAGCATTCTACGCAATGGAAGGATGTCTacttatgaaaatatttaataattatgaaaattacGAAAAGAGAAGAGAAGATTTTCgtagtatttttaatgctGATGGGcctgaaaaatatttgatgtACGGCCATCTAGTAAATGATAGTGTGATTCCGTGTTTCGAGGATTATAGATCACCCCGTCATCAATTAATAAGTGATCCTTGTTATTATCCAAAAAATGCGTCTAGACCTAGATCATCTAAGAAATACACTTCTAACTCAAGAATTCCAAATGACAATGTCTTAGGAGATTACAAAATGGACATTGATTGgtatatagaaaattttttatttatatttatgtattttaaatacgAAGGTTTTTACGCTTTGACTGTTTTATTTGCCTTCAATATAATTGATATGCCTTATGATGAtattaaaagtaaatttaCGCATTACTTTGATGAAAATGTAATTACGCATTTTTCAAGATTAGAACCtcttagaaaaaataaagctttatataaaaatcagGATGGTGTATTAAGTAATGTGTATACATCAAAGGATTATCAGAAAgttattgaatatttttgtaataaagTAAAAGAGGATTGGATGACTTACGGTGGCCTAGATAAACAGATTTGTtcacatttttataacgAAACATTTTGTTCTAAGACTATATCTGATACTAAAACCAAAACTGGTTCTCTGGTAGAAACAAGTAAGGGTCGTGTAGTGAATATTACAACCCCAAACCATTATACTTTTGAACTTTTAGCTCGTGCAAATGTAAAAATCCCTTATTCTACTATTGGTACTTCcgaatgaaaattttttattttaaaatttgattaataactaattaataatttatttttcatgatATGCCCACTTAAGTTTTTCATACATGCATCTCCAATTTTGTATATCTAAGTGATTCGGATTTTCTATCCAACTTTGAATTCTAAAGGATCTCATCATATTGTCAAATGTATAAATTCCTCTAAGTTTTTCTTTCCAGAATTTAATTGTATCACATACTGTATCGTATCTTGGTATTGCAAGTAATTTGGGACATTCAATATAATCATTACACGATAATTCAGATAAATAGGCATAATTTTCATATCCTCTAATCATCAACAATCCTctagatttatatttgtcaTTGCTACAT belongs to Vairimorpha necatrix chromosome 12, complete sequence and includes:
- a CDS encoding putative SP-containing protein; translation: MRLLPFINILLLVRSSNVSKNKKNEYVAIHKSNDTIDTNIDIVKDENVLKEAENVSRENSDDKKEGGILNCLYRYFEDEILWFRCMGEYFYSFFR
- a CDS encoding putative SP-containing protein; translated protein: MILRSFSLIIIFLILLTVYYLFLTLVNVNKDDKVKPSDEYTKPQGILIRPEIKEKDFEIINDTERFLR